Sequence from the uncultured Flavobacterium sp. genome:
TGTATAAACTGAAATCGGTTTTGAGAGGTACTGACAAAGATTGGCTTTCGAATATTGAATCTAAAGTTTTAATGCAAACGCAAGAACCTTTATTTCATGATAGTTCTCCTAATACTTTGGCTGTTTTATTCGAAAGTATTGCTGAGAAAAAACAGATTCTTCTTTCTTATAAAACTATTGAAGCTGAACAAGCAAGCAATAGAAACATTGAACCTGTTGGCGTTTTTCACGATCACAACAATTGGTATTTTTTGGGTTATTGTCATTTGCGACAAGATTACAGGCAATTTAGAACAGACAGAATCCAGGGAATTCAGAAAACCGATTTAGAATTTACGATTGAACACGATTCTTTAGAAACCTATTTGGTTAAATCGGAAACTATTCCAACAACTAAAGTTCGAATTTTAGTTTCGAAAAAAATTCTAACTCACCTTCGTTATGAGCAAAAATATCATGGTTATATTTCTGAAAGAGAAGTTGATGGTCAGATCGAAATGACTTTTATGTCACGTAATGTTCATGATGGTTTTTCGCGCTGGCTTTTGATGTTTGGAGATTACGCCACAATTATAGAACCCGAAAACCTTAAAACCAGAGTATTGGAATTAATAGAATCTTATAAAAAAAGATTAGTATAAAAAAACTCCCAAAGACGAATTATAAGTTCATCTTTGGGAGTTTTTACTTTATTATTGATTTTTTACGACATTATAGAAATTATAATCTGTGTTTGAAGCGTCGGTTATACCAATATTTCTTCCAATGGTTACAATTTGTCCTCTATGATAAGTGCCATGATTTACTACTTGTAATAAATAATCAGAAATAGGCAACTCACATTGAAACCACGGATTCTCGATTTTAACCGCTTTGTATAATTGTTCGTCTGATAATGATGATATAAACTCCGATAATTTTGCAGATGTTTTTAATAAACCTTCAAATATTACATTCTTATCTAAATCAACGTTTTCATTCCTTTCCGGCAAAGTAGTTTCGGTTATTATAGAAAGCCAATATTGCTCTGTTTCCCAGATATGGTTAAGTGTTTTAATAATGCTCGAGTAACTCGAAGGAACATCTTTGTGCAACAACTCATCAGATTTTGGTGTTAGCCAATTCACAAATTGTTGATTTACCCATAAATTGTAGGCAGCGTAATTTGCCATTATTTTTCTTAAACTCATGATGTTTGATTTATAATTTAGTCTTGAATAAATTGATTTAGTTCATTAAAAACGTCTTGATTATATTACTGTCTTTCCCAGAAGAAAGGCGGAGTAATTCCTAAAGCTCTTAGATATACATATCCTTGTCCGCGGTGATGAACTTCATTATCAACAAAATACAAAATATTCTGGATTACAGGAAATTCATATTGACCAAAAAGATTAAAGTTTTCATTAAAATCTTCGATAGATAATTTCTCCCAGTATTTATTAATTTCGGCTGTCGCTTCATCCCATTTTTCAAGGTATTGTGCTTTAAAAATTAACTTTTCAGTTCCTTCTGAAAATGGTGTAGTTTCTTTGGTTACAATTGCTTTAAGTCCAGGAACTGCAATCGCCAAAAGTTCGTCTGTTAGTTTTGCGAAAGTTCTCATTCCTCCTATCGAAAATTCAAAAAAATCTTTTTCAGGAAATAATTCAATTACGCGACGAGTTAAAGCGCGGTGTCCTTGCCAGTGTATTAACAAATCTTCAGGAGTAATTACTTGTGCAGCTAATGTTTTCATAGTTTTAAAGTTTTAATTATTTTAATACTTCAAAATTATCGAGGGTCGGTGACAACAGTTTGTCAGCAGGATTTATTTTTTTTAATATTTTTTTTACCCTGAATTAGAAACGAAAACCTTTGTCAAAGTTTAAAACTTTGACAAAGGTGGATCGCAATTTAAACCCGACAGGTTTTAAAAACCTGTCGGGTTTAATACGGAATAAATTGTGGTTACCAGATGTGAGACGCAAAGCAGTGTGCCTCTACATATACATATCTACTATATAACATTAAGTTCAATAAAACCTTTGTACCTTTGCAGCTTAAAAACTTTGGAACTTAAAAGAAATGATCGAAGATAAAAATCCGCAACGTACAAGTATAGCGCAATTAGGCGAGTTTGGCTTAATTGAACATTTAACCAAAAATTTTGATGTTACTCAGGAATCTACTTTGAAAAGTATTGGTGATGACGCCGCAGTTCTTGATTTTAAAGATAAAAAAGTAGTTGTCTCTACAGATTTACTGATTGAAGGTGTACATTTTGATTTGGCTTATATGCCTTTAAAACATTTAGGATATAAGGCTGTTGTTGTAAATCTGTCTGATATTTGCGCAATGAATGCAAGACCAACGCAAATAACGGTTTCTGTCGCTGTTTCTAATCGTTTTCCACTAGAAGCCTTAGAAGAATTATTTGAGGGAATTACGCACGCTTCAAAAGAGTATAAAGTTGATGTAATTGGTGGCGATACAACTTCATCTCAAAAAGGATTAATTATTAGCATTACTGCAATTGGTGAAGCTAGTGAAGACGAAATCGTTTACCGAAATGGCGCAAAACAAACCGATCTTCTTGTTGTAACCGGTGATATTGGTGCTGCATATATGGGATTACAGGTTTTGGAACGCGAAAAGCAAGTTTTTCAGGTGAACCCAAATAGTCAGCCTGATCTTGATATGTACAGTTATTTGATCGAACGTCAATTAAAACCTGAAGCGAGAAGAGATGTACGTACTTTATTGCACGCTCTTGAAATTAAACCAACTTCGATGATTGATATTTCAGACGGATTATCTTCTGAAATTATTCATTTGTGTAAACAGTCAAAAGTGGGTTGTAATTTATACGAAGATAAACTTCCGTTAGATCCGCAATTTATTTCGACTTGCGAAGAGTTTAATATCGATAGTACAACTGTAGCAATTAATGGCGGAGAAGATTATGAATTGCTTTTTACTATTGACATTAATGATTTTGATAAAATAAAAGGAAATCCAAATTTCTCAATCATCGGTCATATGGCAGACGAAAGCGAAGGAATAAATCTGGTAACTCGTGCAAATACACAAATTCCGTTGAAAGCTCGCGGTTGGGATGCTTTGAGTGAATAAATTTTCTTGAAATTTCAATATAAAAAATTCCAAATTCCAATAACATAATAAGTATTGGGATTTGGAATTTTCTTTTTTGGAATTTACTTAAAAAAGTCCTTTGCTTTTAGCTTCTTTAACCAATTCATCATCTGAACCGGTTTTTATTTTAAGCAATTCTTTGAGATTGATTTTCCGCTTTTCGATTGCGTTTAAGGAAATCGGAATATATTGCGGCATTGTATGATGTTCTGTTCCTTTTGACAAATGAAATAAAATTTGCTTATCAAACTGATCAATTTCTATTGAATTATGAGGAGATTGGTTGACCATTTTTACTACAGACTGACTGTAATATTTGTCATTCTTCATTACTTTATCAAATGCAAAAAGCAATTCATCAAACGTTAAATCATTTTTTATGATTAACCCATTTGGATTGATTGTTCTTATGATTGTTTTGATTTTTAGTAATTCTGTATACATTGTCAGCAAAATGATCTTGCAATTGGGCATCTTTTTTATGATCAATTTTGCCAGATCTTCACCAGAAAAAATATCTTTTTCTTCATACGAAGGCATGCTAATGTCTAAAAATGCGATGTCGAAATTTGGGGTTTCAGCATCTTGTAATAAATCATAAGCCGATTTGCAATCGTGTGCTTGAGAAATAAGAAATTCATATTCCTTAGGATTATATCTCGTGATAGCATTCTTATATCCTTCGATAATAAAAGGATGATCGTCAACTATTAAAATGTTTCGCTTAGTAAGTTGCGAAAACGGGGCTGTTATGTCAACTGTCATTATTTTGTAGGTTTATTTTTTGATCAATTGGGACTTTAATTATGAGAATTGTTCCTTCTCCTTTGGCAGATTTTATCGTAACTGTACCCTTACATTCTGCTGCTCTGTATTGAATATTGTGCAATCCTATTCCGTTCTTGGTTCTTTTGGTATTAAAACCAACTCCATCATCAGAAATCGAAAGAACCAAATGATTGATTTCGCTCTTAAACTCCACTTCAATTGTACTTGCTTTTGCGTATTTATTACAATTTTGGAGTGCTTCCTGAATAATTCGATATAAATTGATTTTGACTGTATTACCTACCAATTCCCATTTAATATGAGAATCAAACGAAGTAACCAATCTTGACATAAAAGTATTTTGTTGATTTTCAAACAATTTGTTCAAAATCGCAACAAAATTATTAATTAATTCCGATTTTTCGCGATTTAAATCATGCGAAATTTCTCGTATATCTTCCTCAATATGTTTAAGTTCTGCCAAATACTTCTTTCTTTTGGGCGCTGCATGGGCTTCATCTATTTTATCTAAACTGTCTAAACTGATTCTGACTCCAAACATTCTGCCCAAAACACCATCGTGTAATTCCTGAGCAACTTTTTTCTTTTCTTTGATACGAGTCATCTCAATATCATTTTGCTGCGAAATCATCAAATTATAAATATCTTCATTTGCAATTTGCTGCTGCTGCTTAAAAAGTAATTCTCTGTTTTTGGCTTGTTGTGTTTTGTAAACATAAAAAAATAAACCCAATAATGTACAAATGCTAAAAACGTAAACTAATGTCTTATTTTTCTCTTGTAGGTTTGAGTTTTGATCTTTTATTTCGTTGGTTTCGTATTCGATTCGGGAGAATTTTTCACCCATTCTACGTTCTGCTTTTTGCAGTTTTTCATTGTATTCGATATAATTTTTAGAATAAACTGAAGCATTGCCATGATCTACAATAGCAATTTGCTTTAATGACACTAATATATTTCTTATTGTATTTGATTTTTTGGATAAAACCAGTGCTTGCTTTGAATACTGTATTGCCCTAAACGTATCTTTCTTAAATGCATAATATTCAGATAAATGAATTTTATTTAAAATAATTCCCGGCTCAATTTTCAGACTGTCCCTAATTTTTAATGCTCTGTAAAATTGCGCTGGCAAATCTGTAAAATCTTCTGATTTAAATTTAGAATAAGCTAAATTATCTAAAAGTATTGCATAAAGAGCTGTATTACCATTAAACAAATCTTTTTGCTCCAAACCTTTTTTGAAATAATTTTTTGCCTGATTAAAATTATGCATGTTTAAATAAACGTACCCAATATTATTTAATGAAATGGCTTTAAGCTGAAACTCTAATGAAATTGATTTATCATTAAGCATAGACAATGCCTTATTATGATACTCTAATGCTTTGTCATATTCTTCACGCTCATTATAAATAATTCCGAGTAAATTGTAACCTTCATAAAGCTCTTTATTTACATTTTTCTTGGTTTTTAAAATCTTAAGCGCTTTAAAAACAGTGATCTCACTTTCAAAAAAATCTCCTTCATGCAACTGCAAATCTGCTTTGGCAATAAAAGTTTTGACAAGATTAACATCATCAT
This genomic interval carries:
- a CDS encoding YafY family protein, whose translation is MDDSPKRFDRIVAILIQLQSKKIVKAQELADRFDCSLRTIYRDIRTLEASGVPIYSEAGVGYALMDGYRLPPVMFTREEVSSFIAAEKLMQKFTDPSLGSHYASAMYKLKSVLRGTDKDWLSNIESKVLMQTQEPLFHDSSPNTLAVLFESIAEKKQILLSYKTIEAEQASNRNIEPVGVFHDHNNWYFLGYCHLRQDYRQFRTDRIQGIQKTDLEFTIEHDSLETYLVKSETIPTTKVRILVSKKILTHLRYEQKYHGYISEREVDGQIEMTFMSRNVHDGFSRWLLMFGDYATIIEPENLKTRVLELIESYKKRLV
- a CDS encoding DinB family protein, coding for MSLRKIMANYAAYNLWVNQQFVNWLTPKSDELLHKDVPSSYSSIIKTLNHIWETEQYWLSIITETTLPERNENVDLDKNVIFEGLLKTSAKLSEFISSLSDEQLYKAVKIENPWFQCELPISDYLLQVVNHGTYHRGQIVTIGRNIGITDASNTDYNFYNVVKNQ
- a CDS encoding DinB family protein, which gives rise to MKTLAAQVITPEDLLIHWQGHRALTRRVIELFPEKDFFEFSIGGMRTFAKLTDELLAIAVPGLKAIVTKETTPFSEGTEKLIFKAQYLEKWDEATAEINKYWEKLSIEDFNENFNLFGQYEFPVIQNILYFVDNEVHHRGQGYVYLRALGITPPFFWERQ
- the thiL gene encoding thiamine-phosphate kinase, which translates into the protein MIEDKNPQRTSIAQLGEFGLIEHLTKNFDVTQESTLKSIGDDAAVLDFKDKKVVVSTDLLIEGVHFDLAYMPLKHLGYKAVVVNLSDICAMNARPTQITVSVAVSNRFPLEALEELFEGITHASKEYKVDVIGGDTTSSQKGLIISITAIGEASEDEIVYRNGAKQTDLLVVTGDIGAAYMGLQVLEREKQVFQVNPNSQPDLDMYSYLIERQLKPEARRDVRTLLHALEIKPTSMIDISDGLSSEIIHLCKQSKVGCNLYEDKLPLDPQFISTCEEFNIDSTTVAINGGEDYELLFTIDINDFDKIKGNPNFSIIGHMADESEGINLVTRANTQIPLKARGWDALSE
- a CDS encoding response regulator; the encoded protein is MTVDITAPFSQLTKRNILIVDDHPFIIEGYKNAITRYNPKEYEFLISQAHDCKSAYDLLQDAETPNFDIAFLDISMPSYEEKDIFSGEDLAKLIIKKMPNCKIILLTMYTELLKIKTIIRTINPNGLIIKNDLTFDELLFAFDKVMKNDKYYSQSVVKMVNQSPHNSIEIDQFDKQILFHLSKGTEHHTMPQYIPISLNAIEKRKINLKELLKIKTGSDDELVKEAKSKGLF
- a CDS encoding ATP-binding protein — encoded protein: MKKYSQILLFLVVVLFGCTNKPKKEKNVKSSKDSLSIYLSLANDINLPFHYKQKYNQKAFDIIIDQQNDSLNRANLFKIANRYYNMSDWKSYKRISKLVLERSKSGKDSSSIAKAYTYLGDYYQSQMVSDSAFLNYFRAEKIYLRINDDVNLVKTFIAKADLQLHEGDFFESEITVFKALKILKTKKNVNKELYEGYNLLGIIYNEREEYDKALEYHNKALSMLNDKSISLEFQLKAISLNNIGYVYLNMHNFNQAKNYFKKGLEQKDLFNGNTALYAILLDNLAYSKFKSEDFTDLPAQFYRALKIRDSLKIEPGIILNKIHLSEYYAFKKDTFRAIQYSKQALVLSKKSNTIRNILVSLKQIAIVDHGNASVYSKNYIEYNEKLQKAERRMGEKFSRIEYETNEIKDQNSNLQEKNKTLVYVFSICTLLGLFFYVYKTQQAKNRELLFKQQQQIANEDIYNLMISQQNDIEMTRIKEKKKVAQELHDGVLGRMFGVRISLDSLDKIDEAHAAPKRKKYLAELKHIEEDIREISHDLNREKSELINNFVAILNKLFENQQNTFMSRLVTSFDSHIKWELVGNTVKINLYRIIQEALQNCNKYAKASTIEVEFKSEINHLVLSISDDGVGFNTKRTKNGIGLHNIQYRAAECKGTVTIKSAKGEGTILIIKVPIDQKINLQNNDS